A portion of the Luteolibacter rhizosphaerae genome contains these proteins:
- a CDS encoding pilus assembly FimT family protein: MIPSQKRHLAGFSLIELLVVILIISMLLTLGAVGLRGISGGNGIGAAVATSEALFDEARAIAVGKGTKSRVLVDVNDPQDEENYLRRLLVAYQELDEEGEPTEKWALSSRALTLPERIFFSKEYSKREHEGGGGDIEEDSFEFGKTAFDGNYLYYEFNSEGICTTPGASFVMGSGVRPQGQDPRATADGKRDFGGFVVWRNGRTSLFRGPDQIGIPSTVNEF, from the coding sequence ATGATCCCGTCACAAAAACGCCACCTCGCAGGCTTCAGCCTGATCGAGTTGCTCGTGGTCATCCTGATCATTTCCATGCTGCTTACCCTCGGGGCCGTTGGCCTGCGGGGGATTTCCGGCGGGAATGGCATCGGTGCCGCCGTAGCGACCTCGGAAGCCCTCTTTGACGAAGCGCGAGCCATCGCAGTGGGCAAGGGCACGAAGTCCCGTGTCCTAGTCGATGTAAACGACCCGCAAGACGAAGAAAACTATCTGCGCCGCCTGCTGGTCGCTTATCAGGAACTGGACGAGGAAGGGGAGCCTACCGAGAAGTGGGCGCTTTCCAGCCGTGCCCTGACGCTTCCCGAGCGGATCTTCTTCAGCAAGGAGTATAGCAAGCGCGAGCACGAAGGTGGCGGTGGCGACATCGAGGAGGACAGCTTCGAATTCGGCAAAACCGCTTTCGACGGAAACTATCTCTACTACGAGTTCAACTCCGAAGGCATCTGCACGACGCCGGGAGCGAGCTTCGTGATGGGTTCCGGGGTCCGCCCGCAGGGGCAAGACCCGCGTGCCACGGCTGATGGCAAACGTGATTTCGGTGGTTTCGTGGTCTGGCGTAACGGGCGCACCTCGCTCTTCCGCGGTCCCGACCAGATCGGCATCCCTTCAACAGTCAACGAATTCTGA
- a CDS encoding rhomboid family intramembrane serine protease, protein MERSRWQRMGRDLLGELVTRYLALVLIAVQAGVTVAGQPDWIYDIFGLSWDGILAGRLWQPFTHALVHGPWWTYWWHLALNLICLMMVGGRVERIGGARILLKTLGAGVLGGAVLQMLSSSVPFPLIGASGGLFAAMFWLLTIHADDRMWPVRLKGRNLAIGIFIAEAGILAAAWMLPGSGLEKIGSGCHLGGAAAGWYLGRKSLGPRLTKEDLMRERERREGAS, encoded by the coding sequence ATGGAAAGGAGCCGCTGGCAACGCATGGGCAGGGATCTGCTTGGCGAACTGGTGACCCGATATTTGGCTCTTGTGCTTATCGCGGTTCAAGCCGGAGTGACGGTCGCGGGACAGCCCGACTGGATCTACGACATCTTCGGGCTATCCTGGGATGGAATTCTCGCTGGCAGACTGTGGCAGCCATTCACCCACGCGCTGGTTCATGGTCCATGGTGGACCTATTGGTGGCATCTGGCGCTGAACCTGATTTGCCTGATGATGGTAGGGGGGCGAGTAGAACGGATCGGCGGCGCAAGGATCCTTCTGAAAACACTAGGTGCAGGAGTTCTCGGCGGGGCGGTCCTGCAAATGCTCTCGTCATCCGTTCCGTTTCCGCTGATCGGTGCTTCGGGCGGACTTTTCGCGGCGATGTTCTGGCTGCTCACCATCCATGCCGACGACCGAATGTGGCCTGTTCGACTAAAGGGGCGGAATCTGGCTATCGGAATATTCATTGCCGAGGCCGGGATCCTTGCTGCCGCTTGGATGCTGCCGGGATCGGGTTTGGAGAAAATCGGTAGCGGATGTCATCTGGGCGGAGCAGCGGCGGGCTGGTATTTGGGGCGAAAGAGCTTGGGCCCGCGGTTGACCAAGGAAGATCTGATGAGGGAAAGGGAGCGTCGCGAAGGAGCGTCTTAG
- a CDS encoding prepilin-type N-terminal cleavage/methylation domain-containing protein: MKSTFNRMRRGFTLMETVIAIGVLALLLTAFLAVFGPATTGLRKAISVQEADRLAAALERELVTLRPGTTTEYKTGFDKAYQWIEEASSDADASIFLYQYRGTPNEIREDGSMEPFTQGGGVAGKDFIVQPSVRKRDDPLFLEDLEALDGRIFTTKLTQLEFANGQLVKREDEGINNDPNGTDESLGGTGSDAYVEAVIAFAAEFFIVPNSDPNYVRPGGKFNPENLTKPVFTRNLAVRR; this comes from the coding sequence ATGAAGTCCACTTTCAACCGCATGCGACGCGGCTTCACCCTGATGGAGACGGTCATCGCCATTGGCGTGCTGGCCCTGCTCCTCACGGCGTTCCTTGCCGTCTTCGGTCCTGCCACCACCGGTCTGCGCAAGGCCATCAGCGTGCAGGAGGCCGACCGTCTTGCCGCCGCCTTGGAGCGCGAGCTGGTGACCCTGCGCCCCGGCACGACCACGGAGTATAAGACCGGCTTCGACAAGGCCTACCAATGGATTGAAGAAGCCTCCTCGGACGCCGACGCATCCATTTTCCTCTACCAGTATCGCGGCACGCCGAACGAGATCCGCGAAGACGGTTCGATGGAGCCGTTTACCCAGGGCGGTGGAGTCGCCGGCAAGGATTTCATTGTCCAGCCTTCGGTGCGCAAGCGCGACGATCCGCTTTTCTTGGAAGACTTGGAGGCTCTCGATGGCCGGATCTTCACGACGAAGCTGACCCAACTCGAGTTTGCCAACGGCCAGCTCGTGAAGCGTGAAGACGAAGGCATCAACAATGATCCGAACGGGACCGATGAAAGCCTGGGCGGCACGGGCTCCGACGCCTACGTGGAGGCTGTGATTGCGTTCGCGGCCGAATTCTTCATCGTGCCGAACAGTGACCCCAACTACGTGAGGCCCGGTGGCAAGTTCAACCCGGAGAACCTTACGAAGCCCGTCTTCACACGAAATCTCGCCGTCCGCCGCTGA
- a CDS encoding NADH-quinone oxidoreductase subunit C, translated as MSAAQDIETLSAKFGADVVGTKEFRGEHTISVKLGVLHDLLATAKTDLGYEMIIDISSLDHFGEEPRFEMVYELVTVDDSKHLRVKSKVSEDEEVPTATDIWLGADWHEREVYDMMGIRFSGHPDLRRILMWEGYPFYPLRKDFPLAGRPSEMPDVAFTGIAPLEGGPFVTSPGTSDVVKREPRARVVK; from the coding sequence ATGTCCGCCGCCCAGGATATCGAAACCTTGTCCGCCAAGTTCGGCGCGGATGTCGTCGGGACCAAGGAGTTCCGCGGCGAGCACACCATCTCGGTGAAGCTCGGCGTGCTGCATGATCTGCTGGCCACCGCGAAGACGGACCTTGGCTATGAGATGATCATCGACATCTCCAGCCTCGACCACTTCGGTGAGGAGCCGCGCTTCGAGATGGTTTACGAGCTGGTGACGGTGGACGACTCCAAGCACCTGCGGGTGAAGTCCAAGGTCTCCGAGGACGAGGAAGTGCCCACGGCGACGGACATCTGGCTCGGTGCCGATTGGCACGAGCGCGAGGTCTACGACATGATGGGCATCCGCTTCAGCGGTCACCCCGATCTGCGCCGGATCCTGATGTGGGAGGGCTATCCCTTCTACCCGCTGCGCAAGGATTTCCCGCTGGCCGGTCGTCCGAGCGAGATGCCGGATGTGGCGTTCACCGGTATCGCCCCGCTTGAGGGCGGCCCCTTCGTGACCTCCCCGGGCACGAGCGATGTGGTGAAGCGCGAGCCGCGCGCCCGCGTGGTGAAGTAA
- the trpA gene encoding tryptophan synthase subunit alpha, with product MNRIDAAFERLRSEGKKAFVAYVAAGDPSFEASLEVVKALADAGADVIELGLPFSDPLADGIVNQMAADRALKAGMNTPRSLELIREFRKTHETPIVLFTYLNPIFTYGFEKFHADAAAAGADGILLLDLPPDEAKLNADLAKGEGLKHIRLIAPTTPDERVQLLARSGDGFIYALSRTGVTGAHGVPSEGIGAQVAKIKAHTNIPVCVGFGITRPDQAEMVAKTSDGVIVGSAIVKQIELNPDRAAQAVREFVTPLIEATKSV from the coding sequence ATGAATCGCATCGACGCCGCGTTTGAACGGCTCCGCTCGGAAGGCAAAAAGGCCTTTGTCGCCTACGTCGCCGCAGGCGATCCCTCCTTCGAGGCCTCCTTGGAAGTGGTGAAAGCCCTCGCCGATGCCGGGGCCGATGTGATCGAACTCGGCCTGCCCTTCTCCGATCCGCTCGCCGACGGGATCGTGAACCAGATGGCCGCCGACCGTGCCCTCAAAGCCGGGATGAACACCCCGCGCTCGCTCGAACTCATCCGCGAGTTCCGCAAGACCCACGAGACCCCGATCGTCCTCTTCACCTACCTCAATCCGATCTTCACCTACGGCTTCGAGAAGTTCCATGCCGATGCCGCCGCCGCCGGTGCCGATGGCATCCTGCTGCTCGACCTCCCGCCGGACGAAGCGAAGCTGAATGCCGACCTCGCCAAGGGTGAAGGACTCAAGCACATCCGCTTGATCGCCCCGACCACTCCCGACGAGCGCGTCCAACTCCTGGCCCGGAGCGGCGATGGATTCATCTACGCGCTCTCCCGCACCGGCGTGACCGGTGCCCACGGCGTGCCCTCGGAGGGCATCGGAGCCCAAGTCGCCAAGATCAAGGCCCATACCAACATTCCGGTCTGCGTCGGCTTCGGCATCACTCGTCCCGACCAGGCCGAGATGGTTGCGAAAACCTCGGATGGGGTGATTGTCGGCTCCGCCATCGTGAAGCAGATCGAACTCAACCCGGACCGCGCCGCACAGGCCGTCCGCGAATTCGTCACGCCCCTCATCGAGGCCACCAAGTCCGTCTGA
- the nuoB gene encoding NADH-quinone oxidoreductase subunit NuoB, producing MVSDSTQTAHAAYDSKIEGNIIFTRVDAAMNWMRKNSMWPMPMGLACCAIEMMAAACSRFDLSRFGAEVMRFSPRQADVMIVAGTVTYKMALAVKRIWDQMPEPKWCIAMGACASSGGMYRSYAVLQGIDRLIPVDVYISGCPPRPEALIEGLMKLQAKIEADPALQNQKKEFIEDLA from the coding sequence ATGGTCAGCGATTCCACCCAGACCGCCCACGCCGCCTACGATTCAAAGATCGAGGGCAACATCATCTTCACCCGCGTGGACGCGGCGATGAACTGGATGCGCAAGAACTCCATGTGGCCGATGCCGATGGGACTCGCCTGCTGCGCGATCGAGATGATGGCCGCCGCTTGCAGCCGCTTCGACCTCAGCCGTTTCGGCGCCGAGGTGATGCGTTTCTCGCCCCGCCAGGCCGACGTGATGATCGTGGCCGGCACGGTGACCTACAAGATGGCGCTGGCGGTGAAGCGGATCTGGGACCAGATGCCGGAGCCGAAGTGGTGCATCGCGATGGGTGCCTGTGCTTCTTCCGGCGGCATGTATCGCTCTTACGCAGTGCTGCAGGGGATCGACCGCCTGATCCCGGTGGACGTTTATATTTCCGGCTGCCCGCCGCGGCCCGAGGCCCTGATCGAGGGGCTGATGAAGCTTCAGGCCAAGATCGAAGCCGATCCGGCCCTGCAGAATCAGAAGAAGGAGTTCATCGAAGACCTCGCCTGA
- a CDS encoding type II toxin-antitoxin system VapC family toxin has protein sequence MTGFFDTNILIDFLNGVPEAQVATAPYGRRCISRITWMEVLAGVKDTPGEDIARTFLAQFDVVELTEDVAEGALTLRKHHVPRLKLPDAIILSSARLMGTRLITRNSRDFPADSADVHLPYRM, from the coding sequence ATGACCGGCTTCTTCGATACCAACATCCTGATCGATTTCCTCAACGGCGTTCCCGAGGCGCAGGTCGCCACCGCTCCTTACGGCAGACGCTGCATCAGCCGGATCACTTGGATGGAAGTGCTGGCCGGGGTGAAGGACACCCCGGGCGAGGACATCGCTCGAACCTTTCTCGCCCAGTTCGATGTTGTGGAACTGACCGAAGACGTGGCCGAAGGAGCCCTGACCCTGCGGAAGCATCACGTGCCGCGCCTCAAGCTTCCGGATGCCATCATCCTCTCATCCGCACGACTGATGGGCACGCGCCTCATCACCCGAAATTCCCGGGACTTTCCGGCGGATTCCGCCGACGTGCACCTCCCCTACCGAATGTGA
- the dapF gene encoding diaminopimelate epimerase, with product MLLHFYKMNGAGNDFVVIDNRDLATNLSKDQIEHLCDRHRGIGADGLLAVEPAENGADFRFRYYNADGGEAEMCGNGARCFGRFTAALMDGSPDQVTFETIAGKLAAELVEDEVRIAMSEPKDLKIDTGVKIPDLNATLHFINTGVPHVVAFVADLPGTEVVRHGATIRYHQAFAPAGTNANFATVLAPGHIAIRTYERGVEDETLACGTGMVASALMHHLLDGAPSPIKVDVKGGDTLEIGFEKTGDSTFTNVTLTGPADFVFEGDIEI from the coding sequence ATGTTGCTCCATTTCTACAAGATGAACGGTGCTGGCAACGACTTCGTTGTCATCGACAACCGCGACCTCGCCACCAACCTGAGCAAGGACCAGATCGAGCATCTCTGCGACCGTCACCGCGGTATCGGAGCCGACGGCCTGCTGGCCGTGGAGCCGGCGGAAAACGGCGCAGACTTCAGATTCCGATACTACAACGCGGACGGCGGCGAGGCCGAGATGTGCGGCAATGGTGCCCGCTGCTTCGGCCGTTTCACCGCCGCGCTCATGGACGGCAGCCCGGACCAAGTGACCTTCGAGACCATCGCGGGTAAACTCGCCGCCGAACTCGTCGAGGACGAAGTCCGCATCGCCATGTCCGAGCCGAAGGATCTGAAGATCGACACCGGCGTGAAGATCCCGGACCTGAACGCCACCCTTCACTTCATCAACACCGGCGTCCCTCATGTGGTCGCCTTCGTGGCCGACCTGCCGGGCACGGAAGTCGTCCGCCACGGTGCGACCATCCGCTATCATCAGGCCTTCGCCCCCGCCGGGACGAATGCGAACTTCGCCACCGTGCTCGCCCCCGGCCACATCGCCATCCGCACCTACGAGCGCGGCGTGGAGGATGAGACCCTCGCCTGCGGCACCGGAATGGTCGCCTCCGCCCTCATGCACCACCTCCTCGATGGAGCCCCCTCCCCGATCAAGGTCGACGTGAAAGGCGGCGATACCTTGGAGATCGGTTTTGAAAAGACCGGAGACTCCACCTTCACGAATGTGACCCTCACCGGTCCCGCCGATTTCGTTTTCGAAGGCGATATCGAAATTTGA
- a CDS encoding CopG family transcriptional regulator — protein MAKSNYRATNKRTIVDLPDDDLARLDEVAEQQSVSRASVLREAVAEYVTRKSKAPAAPKPLTGYGALKGYYGEAQAYQDQLRSEWE, from the coding sequence ATGGCCAAGTCGAACTATCGCGCCACGAACAAGCGCACCATCGTCGACCTCCCCGACGACGATCTCGCCCGTCTGGACGAAGTCGCCGAGCAGCAGTCCGTATCCCGCGCGAGCGTCCTCCGGGAAGCCGTGGCCGAGTATGTGACCCGCAAAAGCAAAGCCCCGGCCGCACCCAAGCCGCTGACCGGCTATGGCGCGCTGAAGGGCTACTATGGCGAGGCCCAAGCGTATCAGGACCAACTTCGCTCTGAGTGGGAATGA
- a CDS encoding PulJ/GspJ family protein, whose protein sequence is MKTPKTSKHSGGFTLIELMVAMAITTVIVTVLVSITGIALDSWQRGRSEIRASRQAKSMLDTMAKDFESLVSRRGNNFEWLYAKVADNLPGPSANQSSNAADLIFFTAATDRYLGQIGTASDLGGDVSCVAYKLEYQDPVTGEEEAEGDSSTFVFYRYLVDPKETFDDLLGQADLDDAFSSKDDKIKEPENFVCENIYQFTLTFQVEVTQQQTGGTTTTVPVRVTLGENGAGKEMRLRGNGIVTDASGSALKPSVTEDELKAGRLTGVEIGVTVLSDSAVIRLNNQQLPDAAREKILAAESFQYSRTVELPGM, encoded by the coding sequence ATGAAAACCCCGAAAACTTCCAAACACAGCGGTGGCTTCACGCTGATCGAGCTGATGGTCGCGATGGCCATCACGACGGTCATCGTCACCGTGCTGGTATCCATCACCGGCATTGCACTGGATTCGTGGCAGCGTGGCCGCTCCGAGATCCGTGCGTCCCGTCAGGCGAAGTCGATGCTCGACACCATGGCGAAGGACTTCGAGTCCCTCGTTTCGCGCCGCGGTAACAACTTCGAGTGGCTCTACGCGAAGGTGGCGGATAACCTGCCGGGTCCCTCTGCCAACCAGAGTTCGAATGCGGCTGACCTGATCTTCTTCACGGCTGCCACCGACCGCTATCTCGGCCAGATCGGCACTGCTTCCGATCTGGGCGGCGATGTATCCTGTGTGGCCTACAAGCTCGAGTATCAAGATCCGGTGACGGGTGAGGAAGAAGCCGAGGGCGACTCCTCGACCTTCGTCTTCTACCGTTATCTGGTCGATCCGAAAGAGACCTTCGACGATCTGCTCGGCCAAGCCGATCTGGATGACGCCTTCTCGAGCAAGGACGACAAGATCAAGGAGCCCGAGAACTTCGTCTGCGAGAATATCTATCAGTTCACGCTGACCTTCCAAGTGGAAGTGACCCAGCAGCAAACGGGTGGGACCACCACGACCGTTCCGGTCCGCGTGACCCTCGGCGAGAACGGTGCCGGCAAGGAGATGCGCCTGCGCGGCAATGGCATCGTGACCGATGCCTCCGGCAGCGCGCTGAAGCCCAGCGTCACGGAAGACGAGCTCAAGGCTGGCCGACTGACCGGAGTGGAGATCGGTGTGACCGTTCTCTCCGATTCGGCCGTGATCCGTCTCAACAACCAGCAACTGCCGGACGCAGCCCGTGAGAAGATTCTTGCGGCGGAGTCCTTCCAATATTCCCGCACGGTGGAGCTGCCGGGGATGTGA
- the galE gene encoding UDP-glucose 4-epimerase GalE, translated as MSLPVLVTGGAGYIGSHTVRFLAAQGYKVVVLDNLVFGHRDAIVDAGVELVVGDIGDKALISKLFDQYGFGAVVHFAAYAYVGESVTNPLKYYRNNTAEPLALLEVMQEKGCKNFVFSSTCATYGVPESIPIVESNPQNPINPYGRSKLMLEWVLKDCDTAWGLKTVALRYFNASGSSEDGKIGEDHNPETHLIPRVLMAVTGEISHLDVFGTDYPTPDGTCIRDYIHVNDLASAHAKAIGHLSAGGDSLACNLGTGVGVSVKEIITATEEVTGRQVPVKYSPRRAGDPPQLLADPTFAKENLGWEAEHKDVRDMVRSAWAWMSGPRKGRYES; from the coding sequence ATGAGTTTGCCTGTACTCGTCACCGGCGGAGCCGGTTATATCGGATCGCACACCGTTCGTTTTCTCGCCGCCCAAGGATACAAGGTGGTGGTGCTGGACAATCTGGTCTTTGGTCATCGCGATGCGATCGTGGATGCAGGGGTGGAATTGGTGGTCGGCGATATCGGAGACAAGGCGCTGATTTCGAAGCTTTTCGATCAATACGGCTTCGGTGCGGTGGTGCATTTCGCAGCCTACGCCTACGTCGGCGAGTCCGTGACCAACCCGCTGAAGTACTACCGCAACAACACCGCGGAACCGCTGGCCCTGCTGGAGGTGATGCAGGAGAAGGGCTGCAAGAACTTCGTCTTCTCCTCCACCTGCGCGACCTACGGGGTGCCGGAGAGCATCCCGATCGTGGAGAGCAATCCGCAAAATCCGATCAATCCCTACGGCCGCAGCAAGCTGATGCTGGAATGGGTGCTGAAGGATTGCGACACGGCCTGGGGCCTGAAAACTGTGGCGCTGCGCTATTTCAACGCCAGCGGCTCGTCCGAGGACGGGAAGATCGGCGAAGATCACAATCCGGAAACCCACCTGATTCCGCGCGTGCTGATGGCCGTGACCGGAGAAATCTCTCATCTCGACGTCTTCGGCACCGACTATCCGACGCCGGACGGCACCTGCATCCGCGATTACATTCACGTGAACGATCTGGCCTCGGCCCACGCGAAGGCGATCGGTCACCTGAGTGCCGGAGGAGATTCTTTGGCCTGCAACCTCGGCACCGGGGTGGGGGTCTCCGTGAAGGAGATCATCACTGCCACGGAGGAAGTCACGGGGCGTCAGGTTCCGGTGAAATACAGCCCGAGACGTGCGGGCGATCCGCCGCAACTGCTTGCGGATCCGACTTTTGCCAAGGAAAACCTTGGTTGGGAGGCAGAGCACAAGGACGTCCGCGATATGGTTCGTTCGGCTTGGGCATGGATGTCCGGGCCCCGGAAAGGCCGATACGAATCGTAA